A section of the Oryza sativa Japonica Group chromosome 1, ASM3414082v1 genome encodes:
- the LOC9270751 gene encoding putative disease resistance protein RGA1 yields MGTVLDALAWKFLEKLGQLIEDEVIMTLSVKRGIESLKKNLEFFNAVREDAEALAMEDPGIDSWWKNMRNVMFDVDDIVDLFMVHSQKFLLPPRPVCCNQPLFSSFAKFSFDHRIAKRIDNINEKFEEIKMNKEMFGFERTNRQQVQITIVDRSQTSPVDELEVVGEDIRRAVDDMVKMIVSNYNDNRSTVFGIQGMGGIGKTTLAQKIYNEQRIREKFQVHIWLCISQNYTETSLLKQAIRMAGGICDQLETKTELLPLLVDTIRGKSVFLVLDDVWKSDVWIDLLRSPSERGLNSRILVTSRNLDVLVEMHATYTHRVNKMNDYDGLELLMKMSLGPYEQRREFSGVGYQIVKKCDGLPLAIKVVAGVLSSKKTKAEWESIRDSKWSIHGLPKELGGPLYLSYSNLPPELKQFFLWCALLPSNFGIHRDAVAYWWVAEGFVTKMHGYSIHEAAEEYYHELIRMNLLQPKPEFVDKWMSTMHDLLRSLGQFLTKDHSLFMNMENSKTLLNLRHLVISNDVKEIPAIEELKCLRSLLIFNNKNFKTINKDIFRELKHIRVLVLSGTSIQVIPESVGNLLLLRLLDLSYTKIKKLPESIGNLTSLEYLSLHCCRHLDSLPASLMRLSNISFLELEQTGIDHVPKGIAKFQKLYNLKGVFESASGFRLDELQCLPNIQRLRIVKLEKATPGGAFVLRNSLRLRELWFRCTMGANTHDITHYQMNEIERIQQVYEMLSPSSSLIYLFFEGFPGVRFPDWLCSEPEYKMPNLGHMYLNECISCSELPPAGQMPELLILQIRCADAVVNIGSELLGKGVSSATHITIFPKLKLLHIIDMSNLESWSLNTGNLRGRSEQLVLMPCLKRLFLNGCPKLRALPEDLHRIANLRRIHIEGAHTLHEIDNLPSVLWLKVKNNRCLRRISNLCILQDLFAQDCPALDQAENLISLKRLHMVDCQNAKQFRMCLLEDQQLAVDVVTVGADGRDIFPDETLYN; encoded by the coding sequence ATGGGCACAGTTTTGGATGCTCTCGCTTGGAAATTCTTGGAAAAGCTGGGTCAGCTTATTGAGGATGAGGTTATCATGACATTAAGTGTGAAAAGGGGTATTGAGAGCCTGAAGAAAAATCTGGAATTCTTCAACGCTGTTCGTGAGGATGCTGAGGCTCTGGCCATGGAGGATCCAGGGATAGATTCATGGTGGAAGAACATGAGAAATGTTATGTTTGATGTCGATGACATCGTGGATCTTTTCATGGTTCATTCACAGAAGTTTTTGCTGCCACCAAGGCCGGTATGTTGCAATCAGCCCTTGTTCTCTAGCTTTGCAAAGTTTTCATTTGATCACAGGATTGCCAAAAGAATCGATAATATAAatgaaaagtttgaagaaattaaaaTGAACAAAGAGATGTTTGGCTTCGAGAGAACCAACCGGCAACAAGTCCAGATAACAATTGTTGACAGAAGTCAGACATCTCCTGTAGATGAACTTGAGGTTGTTGGAGAAGATATCAGAAGGGCTGTTGATGACATGGTCAAAATGATTGTTAGTAACTACAATGACAACAGGTCAACTGTTTTTGGGATCCAGGGGATGGGAGGCATCGGTAAGACAACATTAGCTCAAAAGATATACAATGAACAGAGGATAAGGGAGAAATTCCAAGTTCATATATGGTTGTGTATTTCTCAGAATTACACAGAGACCAGTTTGTTAAAACAGGCAATAAGAATGGCTGGAGGAATTTGTGATCAGCTGGAGACTAAGACTGAGCTTCTACCGCTTCTAGTGGACACTATTAGAGGGAAGAGTGTTTTTCTTGTGCTGGATGATGTTTGGAAATCTGATGTATGGATTGATCTTCTTCGATCGCCTTCCGAGAGAGGCTTGAATTCTCGTATCCTTGTGACCTCAAGAAACCTGGATGTTTTGGTCGAAATGCATGCAACTTATACCCACAGGGTAAACAAAATGAATGATTACGATGGCCTAGAACTGCTGATGAAGATGTCATTAGGGCCATACGAGCAAAGAAGAGAATTCAGTGGTGTTGGGTATCAAATTGTCAAAAAGTGTGATGGCCTTCCTCTTGCCATCAAAGTTGTTGCAGGTGTCCTATCTAGTAAGAAAACAAAGGCAGAATGGGAGAGCATCCGAGATAGCAAATGGTCTATTCATGGACTTCCCAAAGAACTAGGAGGTCCTCTGTACTTAAGCTACAGCAACTTACCTCCTGAACTTAAGCAATTCTTTCTCTGGTGTGCTTTGTTACCATCAAATTTTGGGATCCATCGTGATGCTGTCGCTTACTGGTGGGTCGCTGAAGGCTTTGTGACGAAAATGCATGGGTACTCAATACATGAAGCCGCAGAAGAATACTACCATGAGCTAATTAGAATGAATCTTCTGCAGCCAAAACCAGAGTTTGTTGACAAATGGATGTCAACGATGCATGATCTTTTGAGGTCACTTGGACAATTTTTGACAAAGGATCATTCCTTATtcatgaatatggaaaatagCAAAACCTTACTGAATCTACGTCACTTAGTAATAAGCAATGATGTAAAAGAAATACCTGCTATAGAAGAGCTGAAGTGCTTGAGGAGCCTCCTAATTTTTAATAACAAGAACTTTAAGACAATTAATAAGGACATTTTCAGAGAGCTCAAGCATATTCGTGTCTTAGTTCTCAGTGGAACAAGCATCCAAGTCATACCAGAGTCGGTGGGAAACTTGTTGCTACTGAGGTTGCTAGATCTAAGCTATACAAAAATCAAAAAACTCCCTGAATCCATAGGAAATCTTACCAGCCTTGAATACCTTTCTTTGCACTGTTGCAGACATTTGGATAGCCTGCCAGCTAGTTTGATGAGACTGTCCAACATAAGTTTCCTTGAGCTAGAACAAACTGGAATCGACCATGTTCCAAAAGGGATCGCGAAGTTTCAGAAACTCTACAACCTTAAAGGAGTTTTCGAGAGTGCATCTGGATTCAGGCTAGATGAACTGCAATGTCTCCCCAACATCCAACGTCTCCGGATTGTAAAGCTAGAAAAAGCAACGCCAGGGGGTGCATTTGTACTCAGGAACAGTCTTCGTCTTCGAGAACTGTGGTTTCGCTGCACAATGGGAGCTAATACTCATGATATTACCCACTACCAGATGAACGAGATTGAGAGAATTCAACAAGTCTATGAGATGCTAAGTCCATCATCAAgcctaatttatttattttttgagggGTTTCCTGGTGTAAGGTTCCCAGATTGGTTGTGCTCAGAACCAGAGTATAAGATGCCAAATTTGGGACATATGTACCTCAACGAGTGCATTTCATGCTCTGAGCTTCCACCAGCAGGTCAGATGCCAGAACTACTAATTCTTCAGATCAGATGTGCAGATGCAGTAGTGAATATTGGTTCAGAGCTCCTAGGAAAAGGCGTCAGCAGTGCCACGCATATAACTATTTTCCCAAAGCTCAAATTGCTTCACATCATTGATATGAGCAATTTGGAAAGTTGGTCTCTTAACACAGGGAATTTGCGTGGTAGATCTGAACAGCTCGTTCTGATGCCTTGCCTTAAGCGTCTGTTTCTTAATGGCTGCCCAAAACTAAGGGCTCTCCCTGAAGACTTGCATAGGATTGCTAACTTAAGAAGAATCCACATTGAAGGTGCTCACACGCTGCATGAAATTGACAACCTTCCTTCAGTGTTATGGCTCAAGGTCAAGAATAACAGGTGTTTGAGGAGAATTTCCAATCTCTGTATTCTGCAGGACTTGTTTGCACAGGACTGTCCAGCGCTGGATCAGGCAGAGAATCTAATCTCACTAAAGAGACTCCACATGGTTGATTGCCAGAATGCAAAGCAATTCAGAATGTGCCTCCTAGAAGACCAACAACTTGCAGTCGATGTTGTTACAGTTGGTGCAGATGGCAGGGATATCTTTCCAGATGAAACTCTCTATAATTAG
- the LOC4324510 gene encoding histone H2B.3 has protein sequence MAPKAEKKPAAKKPAEEEPAAEKAEKAPAGKKPKAEKRLPAGKAEKGSGEGRKAGRKKAKKSVETYKIYIFKVLKQVHPDIGISSKAMSIMNSFINDIFEKLAGESAKLARYNKKPTITSREIQTSVRLVLPGELAKHAVSEGTKAVTKFTSA, from the coding sequence ATGGCGCCCAAGGCAGAGAAGAAGCCGGCCGCGAAGAAGCccgcggaggaggagcccgcGGCGGAGAAGGCCGAGAAGGCCCCCGCGGGGAAGAAGCCCAAGGCGGAGAAGCGTCTCCCCGCCGGCAAGGCCGAGAAGGGCAGCGGCGAGGGGAGGAAGGCGGGGCGGAAGAAGGCGAAGAAGAGCGTCGAGACCTACAAGATCTACATCTTCAAGGTGCTCAAGCAGGTCCACCCCGATATCGGCATCTCCTCCAAGGCCATGTCCATCATGAACTCCTTCATCAACGACATCTTCGAGAAGCTCGCCGGGGAGTCCGCCAAGCTCGCCCGCTACAACAAGAAGCCCACCATCACCTCCCGCGAGATCCAGACCTCCGtccgcctcgtcctccccgGCGAGCTCGCCAAGCACGCCGTCTCCGAGGGCACCAAGGCCGTCACCAAATTCACCTCCGCTTAG
- the LOC112936087 gene encoding metallothionein-like protein 2A, which yields MSCCGGNCGCGSGCQCGSGCGGCKMYPGMAEEVTTTQTVIMGVAPSKGHAEGLEAGAAAGAGAENGCKCGDNCTCNPCNCGKLKQATS from the exons ATGTCGTGCTGCGGAGGAAACTGCGGCTGCGGATCCGGCTGCCAGTGCGGCAGCGGCTGCGGAGG ATGCAAGATGTACCCGGGGATGGCTGAGGAGGTGACCACCACCCAGACTGTCATCATGGGTGTTGCACCTTCCAAGGG TCATGCCGAAGGGTtggaggccggcgccgccgccggagcaggaGCAGAGAACGGGTGCAAGTGCGGCGACAACTGCACCTGCAACCCCTGCAACTGCGGCAAGTTGAAGCAAGCAACCTCCTGA